In a genomic window of Nocardiopsis mwathae:
- the mtrB gene encoding MtrAB system histidine kinase MtrB, with protein sequence MTSSSTDGAHAADPQEGEDAVLSPWQRVLALLLRGYLAAQRAARGLVRAVHTRWRRSLELRVVTTTLVLSALVSAGLGVVLIDQVKSGLLEAKEQAALNYHKAGLKTATDVLQNGEQESIDPDSQLVRIIDELSDRSGDTGLYEVVIFPATSGLSGWATIDPESVPEPLRERVSQSTELDAQYMRNTEIVGEHGREPGLVVGAQLSHVYELYYVFPLDHEQQMLDLVQNTVILVATALVILLAVIAFAVTRQVVIPVRMAAGSAERLAAGDLSERMSVRGEDDLARLAMSFNDMAGNLQEKIHELEELSKVQRQFVSDVSHELRTPLTTIRMAGDLLYDDREDLDPTQSRSVELLQSQLERFEELLGDLLEISRHDAGAATLAIESMDIRDVVMKSVGDAEHIAEKRGIKVVLRLPAEPCYAEFDARRINRILRNLVVNAIEHSEGKDVIVTAVGDRDAVAIAVRDFGVGLKEGEEHLCFDRFWRADPARARTTGGTGLGLSIAKEDAQLHGGWLQAWGSPGKGSQFRLSLPRKAGQELRGSPLPLAPPEMALGRRRVGYGQVAAAEKDPARPTGGMGEKP encoded by the coding sequence GTGACCAGCAGCAGCACCGACGGCGCACACGCGGCGGACCCGCAGGAGGGCGAGGACGCCGTGCTGTCGCCGTGGCAGCGGGTGCTCGCGCTGCTGCTGCGCGGCTACCTCGCCGCCCAGCGCGCGGCCCGCGGCCTGGTGCGTGCCGTGCACACCCGCTGGCGGCGCTCGCTGGAACTGCGGGTGGTCACCACGACCCTGGTGCTGTCCGCCCTCGTCTCGGCGGGGCTCGGGGTGGTCCTGATCGACCAGGTCAAATCGGGGTTGCTGGAAGCCAAGGAGCAGGCGGCGCTCAACTACCACAAGGCCGGCCTGAAGACCGCGACCGACGTGCTGCAGAACGGCGAGCAGGAGTCCATCGACCCCGACTCCCAGCTGGTCCGGATCATCGACGAGCTGAGCGACCGCAGCGGCGACACCGGCCTGTACGAGGTCGTCATCTTCCCCGCCACCAGCGGACTCTCCGGCTGGGCCACCATCGACCCCGAGAGCGTTCCCGAGCCGCTGCGCGAACGGGTGAGCCAGAGCACCGAGCTCGACGCCCAGTACATGCGCAACACCGAGATCGTCGGCGAGCACGGGCGGGAGCCCGGCCTGGTGGTCGGCGCCCAGCTCTCCCACGTCTACGAGCTCTACTACGTCTTCCCCCTCGACCACGAGCAGCAGATGCTCGACCTGGTGCAGAACACCGTGATCCTGGTGGCCACCGCGCTGGTCATCCTGCTCGCGGTGATCGCCTTCGCCGTCACCCGCCAGGTCGTGATCCCGGTGCGGATGGCCGCGGGGTCGGCCGAGCGGCTGGCCGCGGGCGACCTCAGCGAGCGCATGTCGGTGCGCGGCGAGGACGACCTCGCGCGGCTGGCCATGTCCTTCAACGACATGGCCGGCAACCTGCAGGAGAAGATCCACGAGCTGGAGGAGCTGTCGAAGGTGCAGCGCCAGTTCGTCTCCGACGTCTCCCACGAGCTGCGCACACCGCTGACCACGATCCGCATGGCCGGCGACCTCCTCTACGACGACCGCGAGGACCTCGACCCGACCCAGTCCCGGTCGGTGGAGCTGCTGCAGAGCCAGCTGGAGCGGTTCGAGGAGCTCCTCGGCGACCTGCTGGAGATCAGCAGGCACGACGCCGGCGCGGCGACGCTCGCCATCGAGTCCATGGACATCCGCGACGTGGTCATGAAATCCGTCGGCGACGCCGAGCACATCGCCGAGAAGCGCGGCATCAAGGTCGTGCTGCGGCTCCCGGCCGAGCCGTGCTACGCCGAGTTCGACGCCCGCCGCATCAACCGCATCCTGCGCAACCTCGTCGTCAACGCCATCGAGCACAGCGAGGGCAAGGACGTCATCGTCACGGCGGTGGGCGACCGCGACGCCGTGGCCATCGCCGTGCGCGACTTCGGTGTGGGCCTGAAGGAGGGCGAGGAGCACCTCTGCTTCGACCGCTTCTGGCGGGCCGACCCGGCGCGGGCGCGTACCACCGGCGGCACCGGTCTGGGCCTGTCGATCGCCAAGGAGGACGCGCAGCTGCACGGCGGCTGGCTGCAGGCCTGGGGCAGCCCCGGCAAGGGGTCGCAGTTCCGGCTCTCCCTGCCCCGCAAGGCCGGGCAGGAGCTGCGCGGGTCGCCGCTGCCGCTGGCCCCGCCGGAGATGGCGCTGGGCCGCCGCAGGGTGGGCTACGGCCAGGTGGCCGCGGCGGAGAAGGATCCCGCCCGGCCGACGGGCGGAATGGGGGAGAAACCATGA